One part of the Phycisphaerae bacterium genome encodes these proteins:
- a CDS encoding beta-hydroxyacyl-ACP dehydratase, with amino-acid sequence MPPPPILDAAQLDCSRILYSRDEIYEVLPQQFEFSQLDGIIYADDANMVYAAYRDVRADEWWCRGHMPQQPIFPGVLMIESAAQLSAFMQKKVAPEDGIMGFAGVYDAKFRDSIFPPNRIVLVGQVIDARVRKFQTKVQAFVRGNMAFEGIIAGTKLKLPG; translated from the coding sequence ATGCCCCCACCGCCAATCCTGGACGCCGCGCAACTGGACTGTTCGCGGATTCTTTATTCCCGTGACGAAATCTACGAAGTGCTGCCACAGCAATTCGAATTTTCGCAGCTTGACGGCATTATTTACGCCGACGATGCGAACATGGTCTACGCAGCCTATCGCGACGTGCGGGCGGACGAGTGGTGGTGTCGCGGGCATATGCCGCAGCAGCCCATTTTTCCGGGGGTGCTGATGATTGAATCGGCCGCACAGCTCTCGGCGTTTATGCAAAAGAAAGTGGCTCCGGAAGACGGCATCATGGGGTTCGCCGGGGTTTATGACGCCAAATTCCGTGATTCCATTTTTCCGCCCAATCGAATCGTTCTCGTGGGACAGGTGATCGACGCCCGTGTCCGGAAGTTCCAAACGAAGGTTCAGGCCTTTGTGCGGGGCAACATGGCTTTTGAAGGGATCATTGCCGGCACCAAGCTGAAGCTGCCCGGGTGA